In the genome of Candidatus Eremiobacteraceae bacterium, one region contains:
- a CDS encoding insulinase family protein: MNQATFRAAVALGAALLSGALIGAAPAPDSAHFPPASISVLSNGVIVAAQVSNDSPIAGAQVFVPAGLMQQTALTAGIAAVTAATILRTPVEGGRSLTDTATAAGGAVAYMVDPEATRFQVECQTSALPRLLADLARAMAAPDPAQFAAARSEVSAAAADDETNPALVAYAMVRQVRYQGSGFAFPQGGRPTSLAHLTVADMQKFAATYQYGSGTIVALTGALSPQDIDAAGKAFASLPARSAPPPTPVSAEKRQHEIVAHRNVQAPWLAIGFNAPSQFSKDFPVMLVIQALLGRGGDVHALSFGSGGSAGAADYVGAYYQYEARPGSFLIFLNGGSGDIDAALRQVEQGIVRLRTDPLPDELVTRARKLALGDYYLSVTSLSDAAWLLGRSASSPDGVGFENALAARISAVSAADIQRVARQYLADETVAVVLPVTAGR, translated from the coding sequence ATGAACCAGGCGACTTTCCGCGCGGCGGTTGCGCTTGGCGCAGCGCTCCTCAGCGGCGCGCTCATCGGCGCAGCACCGGCTCCTGACTCTGCGCATTTCCCCCCGGCCTCGATCAGCGTCTTGTCCAACGGCGTGATCGTCGCGGCGCAAGTATCGAATGACTCGCCGATCGCCGGCGCGCAGGTCTTCGTGCCCGCGGGCCTGATGCAGCAGACCGCGCTGACCGCTGGAATAGCGGCGGTCACCGCTGCGACCATCCTGCGCACGCCGGTCGAAGGCGGACGAAGCCTTACCGATACCGCGACGGCGGCGGGCGGCGCCGTCGCCTACATGGTGGACCCGGAAGCGACGCGCTTCCAGGTCGAATGCCAGACGTCCGCGCTGCCTCGCCTGCTCGCCGATCTCGCGCGTGCGATGGCCGCGCCCGATCCCGCGCAGTTCGCCGCGGCCCGCTCTGAAGTGAGCGCTGCCGCTGCGGACGACGAGACCAATCCCGCGCTCGTCGCCTACGCGATGGTCCGTCAGGTCCGTTACCAAGGCAGCGGGTTCGCGTTCCCGCAAGGCGGCAGGCCGACCAGCCTAGCGCACCTGACCGTCGCAGACATGCAGAAGTTCGCCGCGACCTACCAATATGGGAGCGGAACGATCGTCGCGTTGACCGGAGCGCTCTCGCCCCAAGACATCGATGCGGCCGGCAAAGCGTTCGCCTCCTTGCCCGCACGCTCCGCGCCGCCGCCAACGCCGGTGAGCGCCGAAAAGCGCCAGCATGAGATCGTCGCGCACCGCAACGTCCAAGCGCCGTGGCTGGCGATCGGGTTCAACGCGCCCTCGCAGTTCTCCAAAGACTTCCCCGTCATGCTGGTGATCCAAGCGCTCTTGGGCCGCGGCGGCGACGTGCATGCGCTCTCGTTCGGTTCCGGCGGGTCGGCCGGTGCGGCCGACTACGTCGGGGCGTACTATCAATACGAAGCTCGGCCGGGATCATTCCTGATCTTCCTCAATGGCGGCAGCGGCGATATCGACGCGGCGCTGCGCCAGGTCGAACAGGGCATCGTGCGCCTGCGCACCGATCCGCTGCCCGACGAGCTCGTCACGCGCGCCAGGAAGTTGGCCCTGGGAGATTATTATCTCTCGGTCACCTCGCTGTCCGACGCCGCGTGGCTGTTGGGCCGCTCGGCGAGCTCGCCCGACGGCGTCGGCTTCGAGAACGCGCTGGCCGCGCGCATCTCGGCCGTCAGCGCGGCAGATATCCAACGCGTAGCGCGGCAATACTTGGCGGACGAGACCGTCGCCGTGGTGCTCCCGGTCACCGCAGGCCGTTAG
- the ftsH gene encoding ATP-dependent zinc metalloprotease FtsH, which translates to MAKFVRYLLAVAIVAVLVALGIAWYKQSATQQKTVDYSDFVAQVSKSPDSISSVTLGSTSAVAKLAGDQTEKVSIPNAEMAKELGDLMTSKGIHVKGDGSNDNNTQAWMYAINIVPIVLIIIFVMVIMRQAQSGGSQALSFGRSRAKLLTENRPKVTFADVAGVDEAKQELAEVVEFLKYPKKFQSLGARIPKGLLLLGPPGSGKTLLARAIAGEAGVPFFSISGSDFVEMFVGVGASRVRDLFDQAKKSAPCIIFIDEIDAVGRQRGAGLGGGHDEREQTLNQLLVEMDGFDLNVGVILIAATNRPDVLDPALLRPGRFDRQVVVDRADVVGRAQILAVHARNKPLAPNVKLEVLARRTPGFSGADLENLLNEAALLAARQNKTQIDMENCEEAIDRVIAGPERKSRIMSQREKEMIAYHESGHALVAKLLPHADPLHKVTIIPRGMSLGHTMQLPTEDRYLMIKAEIIDRIMVMLGARAAEELIFHESTTGAYDDLQRATGLARKMVMEWGMSTKLGPIALGKKHEQVFLGRDIMEERNYSEEVASQIDTEVRGIIDTCYAASYSLLETNIDKLHRLAEALLERETVEGEDVDRLLSDAPAATPVRVPEAVLPEQAAAAAAAPKEEKPRKAGGALPFPPPEPA; encoded by the coding sequence TTGGCTAAGTTCGTCCGGTACCTGTTGGCAGTCGCGATCGTGGCGGTGCTCGTCGCGCTCGGCATCGCATGGTACAAACAAAGCGCGACCCAGCAAAAGACCGTCGATTACAGCGATTTTGTCGCGCAGGTCAGCAAGTCGCCCGACTCGATCAGCAGCGTCACGCTGGGGTCGACCAGCGCCGTTGCCAAGCTGGCCGGAGACCAGACCGAGAAAGTCAGCATTCCAAACGCCGAGATGGCCAAAGAGCTCGGCGACCTGATGACGTCCAAGGGGATCCACGTCAAAGGCGACGGCTCGAACGACAACAACACGCAGGCGTGGATGTACGCGATCAACATCGTGCCGATCGTGTTGATCATCATCTTCGTCATGGTCATCATGCGCCAGGCGCAGTCCGGCGGCAGCCAGGCGCTGTCGTTCGGCCGCAGCCGCGCGAAGCTGCTCACCGAGAACCGGCCGAAAGTCACGTTCGCCGACGTGGCCGGCGTCGACGAGGCCAAACAAGAATTGGCCGAGGTCGTCGAGTTCCTCAAATATCCGAAGAAATTCCAAAGCCTGGGCGCGCGCATCCCCAAGGGCTTGTTGCTGCTCGGGCCGCCCGGCAGCGGCAAGACGCTGCTCGCGCGCGCGATCGCGGGCGAGGCCGGCGTGCCCTTCTTCAGCATTTCGGGTTCCGATTTCGTCGAGATGTTCGTGGGCGTCGGCGCGTCACGCGTGCGCGATCTCTTCGATCAGGCCAAGAAGAGCGCGCCCTGCATCATCTTCATCGACGAGATCGACGCGGTCGGGCGCCAGCGCGGCGCGGGTCTGGGCGGCGGACACGACGAGCGCGAGCAGACGCTCAACCAGCTGCTCGTCGAGATGGACGGTTTTGATCTCAACGTCGGCGTCATCCTCATCGCCGCGACCAACCGGCCCGACGTCCTCGACCCGGCGTTGCTTCGGCCGGGGCGCTTCGACCGCCAGGTGGTCGTGGATCGGGCCGACGTCGTCGGCCGCGCGCAGATCCTCGCGGTGCACGCGCGCAACAAACCGCTCGCGCCCAACGTCAAGCTCGAAGTGCTCGCGCGCCGCACGCCCGGCTTCTCGGGCGCCGATCTCGAAAATCTGCTCAACGAAGCGGCGCTGCTCGCAGCGCGTCAGAACAAGACGCAGATCGACATGGAGAACTGCGAAGAAGCGATCGACCGCGTCATCGCGGGCCCCGAGCGCAAGAGCCGCATCATGAGCCAGCGCGAGAAAGAGATGATCGCCTATCACGAGAGCGGTCACGCGCTGGTGGCCAAGCTGCTGCCGCATGCCGATCCGCTGCACAAGGTCACGATCATCCCGCGCGGGATGTCGCTGGGCCACACCATGCAGCTGCCGACCGAAGACCGCTATCTCATGATCAAAGCTGAGATCATCGACCGCATCATGGTCATGCTCGGCGCGCGCGCCGCGGAAGAGCTGATCTTCCATGAGTCCACCACCGGTGCGTACGACGACCTGCAGCGGGCCACGGGGTTAGCGCGCAAGATGGTGATGGAGTGGGGCATGAGCACCAAGCTCGGCCCGATCGCGCTCGGCAAGAAACACGAGCAGGTCTTCTTGGGCCGCGACATCATGGAAGAGCGCAACTATTCGGAAGAGGTAGCGAGCCAGATCGACACCGAGGTGCGCGGCATCATCGACACGTGCTACGCCGCGTCGTACAGCCTGTTGGAGACCAACATCGACAAACTGCACCGGCTCGCGGAAGCGCTGCTCGAGCGCGAGACGGTCGAGGGCGAAGACGTGGACCGGCTGCTCTCGGACGCGCCCGCGGCGACCCCCGTGCGCGTGCCCGAGGCCGTCCTCCCCGAACAGGCCGCGGCAGCCGCGGCAGCGCCGAAGGAAGAGAAGCCGCGCAAAGCGGGTGGAGCGCTGCCGTTCCCGCCGCCAGAACCGGCTTAG